Proteins encoded together in one Borreliella afzelii window:
- a CDS encoding BlyA family holin — protein sequence MDIKITELLINLNEIKLIAVMIFVTVLVLGVLILLKPLLKDILSIVIGKFFRNGNGNNHIKKRD from the coding sequence ATGGATATTAAAATAACAGAACTTCTTATTAATCTAAATGAAATAAAACTCATAGCCGTAATGATTTTTGTAACAGTACTGGTTTTAGGGGTACTAATTCTTTTAAAACCGTTATTAAAAGACATACTATCTATAGTCATAGGTAAGTTTTTTAGAAACGGAAATGGAAATAACCATATTAAAAAACGGGATTAA
- a CDS encoding BlyB family putative holin accessory protein has protein sequence MKLSKDNVELGLTSISNLIDIFSKFEDEFDEMAHKGFFLVYELYSHYQLIYTANMERLESALTPTITKTLAPINEKINQCIDLVNSDEKNLKISNKLKFNQEGKPIYQERNT, from the coding sequence ATGAAATTATCTAAAGATAATGTTGAGCTTGGACTTACATCTATATCAAACCTTATTGATATATTTTCTAAATTTGAAGATGAATTTGATGAAATGGCACACAAAGGATTCTTTTTGGTTTATGAACTGTATTCTCATTACCAATTAATCTATACGGCAAATATGGAAAGACTTGAGAGTGCATTAACCCCAACAATAACTAAAACACTCGCCCCAATAAATGAGAAAATCAATCAATGTATTGATCTAGTCAATTCTGATGAAAAAAATCTAAAAATATCTAATAAGCTAAAATTCAATCAAGAAGGA